From the Salipiger sp. CCB-MM3 genome, the window TGAAGGGCCGCAGCATGCCAATCAAGACGGCGCTGCTGGATCAAAAGATCGTCGCGGGTTTGGGCAACATTTATGTTTGCGAAGCCTTGTTCCGCGCCGGCATCCATCCTTCACGCCGCGTCAATAAAATCTCGGAAAAACGCATCTCTGCGCTGGTGCCGATCATCCGGCAGGTGCTGAGCGAGGCCATCGCGGCGGGCGGCTCTTCGCTGAAAGATTATCGCCAAGCCGATGGCGAGCTTGGATATTTTCAGCACAGCTTCGATGTGTACGGACGCGAGGGTCAGCCCTGCCGCGCAGCCGGTTGCGCAAACACCGTTCACAGGATCGTGCAGTCTGGCCGCTCTTCCTTCTACTGTCCGAGCTGCCAAAGATAGCTTGATTGCAGGGGTCAAGTTGGTAAGGCTGCGCGACAATGCCAACGGACGGGAGCCCGAAGTCATGGCCTATGAGACGATTATCGTCGAAGTAGACGACGACGTTGCCACTATTACCCTGAACCGCCCGGACGCCCTCAATGCGCTCAACAGCCAGCTTCTTGGCGAGCTTGCGCAGGCGCTGACCGAGGCGGATGCCAATGACAAGGTGCGCTGCATCATCCTGACCGGCTCGGCCAAGGCGTTCGCCGCCGGGGCCGACATCAAGGAAATGTCGGAAAAAACCTTCGTCGAGATGTATCTCGGCGATTTCTTCGAACCGGCCACCGAAGCGGTCTCGAAGGTTCGCAAGCCGGTGATCGCCGCGGTCAGCGGCTACGCGCTTGGCGGGGGATGCGAACTGGCGATGATGTGCGACTTCATCATCGCGTCGGAAACCGCGAAGTTCGGCCAGCCCGAGATCAACCTCGGCGTCATCGCCGGGATCGGCGGCACGCAGCGCCTGCCGCGCTACGTCGGCAAGGCCAAGGCGATGGACATGCATCTGACGGGCCGCTTCATGGATGCGGAAGAGGCCGAACGCTCGGGGCTGGTGAGCCGCGTCGTGCCGGTCAAGCAGCTGATGGAAGAGACGCAAAGCGCCGCAGCCAAGATCGCCGAGAAGTCGATGCTGGCCTCGATTGCCGCGAAACAGGCGGTCAACCGCGCCTTCGAGACGACATTGGACGAGGGGCTGCTGTTCGAGCGCCGCCTGTTCCACTCGCTCTTTGCCACCGAAGACCAGAAGGAAGGCATGTCGGCCTTCCTCGAAAAGCGGACCCCGCAGTTCCGCGACCGCTAAGCTTTGCGTGGCCCGTCCCTGCGGGGACGGGCTGCACCTTTGGCGTCAGAGGGGATCAGGCCTGAAGCGGGCCGCGTCCCTGCCGGATCGCCGCCTGAATGGCGCGCCAGGTCTCGGCCTCCGCCGTATCCCCTTTCTCTTCGTTTTCGCGCACCTTCGCGGCAGCCTCGGCTTCGGCCCTGCCGCCGTGGGCCCGGTACAGCGCCTGCGCCGCCTGAGTGATCTGAATGGTGTTCATGGCTGACTCCTCCTTTCAGTCAGAACCCTCCGCGGTTCCCCGCGGGAGCCCGATCCTAGCCGATTCCATGCCCATTCCCCAAGTTTTCCGGCAATGCCCTTTGCAACCGGCGGAAAATGGGGTATGCGCCGCGGCTACATGCGCGTGATGCCCGCTAAGGCAAGAATCGGTCCGGCACGACAGATCCGGGTCTGGTGGATATTGCGCGTCCGAAATTCAGACCAGGCCGTCGGCCACAACCAGGCCCATCGGCCACAGAAAAGGACCGTTTCATCATGGCAAACACGCCCCAGTCCAAAAAGCGCGCACGTCAGAACGAAAAGCGTTACGCCGTCAACAAGGCACGCCGTTCGCGCATCCGCACCTACCTGCGCAAAGTCGAAGAAGCGATCGCTTCGGGCGACAAGGACGCAGCCTTCGCCGCACTGACCGCCGCACAGCCCGAGCTGATGCGCGGCGTCACCAAAGGCGTCTTCCACAAGAACACCGCTGCACGCAAAATGTCGCGTCTTTCGTCGCGCGTGAAAGCGCTCGGCTAAGGGCATTTCTGCCCGACTGAAATGACACACCTCAAAAGTGTGTGACCGAAAAGGCATCGCCATTGGTGGTGCCTTTTTTCGTGACTCACACAAGATTTTGGAGCCCTAGATTCTTTTTTCGGAATCCAGTGAGTCAAGTTTGAAGTTCGGTTGCCGCTCTTCGCGGAAGAGGGGTAATTTCATCAGGCGAGTCACATCGCTGGGGGGACAGGCAATCGGGGACACTACCACGGGAATCGTGGAACGTTTCCGTCGCTTCGGCAGTCTGCTGCACAGACGCCGAAACCGGGGTGAATTCATCCTGCCAGTCCAATTGTAATATGGGTGATTGAGGCACCGTCATGGGGTCGCTTCGGGGTACTGGGAATCCCGGGGAGTCTTCCTGCGTTCCTAAATCACTGGGACAGAGATATCTCATC encodes:
- a CDS encoding enoyl-CoA hydratase yields the protein MAYETIIVEVDDDVATITLNRPDALNALNSQLLGELAQALTEADANDKVRCIILTGSAKAFAAGADIKEMSEKTFVEMYLGDFFEPATEAVSKVRKPVIAAVSGYALGGGCELAMMCDFIIASETAKFGQPEINLGVIAGIGGTQRLPRYVGKAKAMDMHLTGRFMDAEEAERSGLVSRVVPVKQLMEETQSAAAKIAEKSMLASIAAKQAVNRAFETTLDEGLLFERRLFHSLFATEDQKEGMSAFLEKRTPQFRDR
- the rpsT gene encoding 30S ribosomal protein S20, which translates into the protein MANTPQSKKRARQNEKRYAVNKARRSRIRTYLRKVEEAIASGDKDAAFAALTAAQPELMRGVTKGVFHKNTAARKMSRLSSRVKALG